From the genome of Papaver somniferum cultivar HN1 chromosome 2, ASM357369v1, whole genome shotgun sequence, one region includes:
- the LOC113349687 gene encoding GEM-like protein 1, translating into MGNDHPEMKDSVTGVNSTSGFAPYPKFDPKYIENQQNMGTFVGMGSQSESGLNSTSGSSSMNKSVSFNSEKDLLPITDHNSNHSAAAATTTMPPETNPYISSSPVPSSASVKETMETVRDAVSRWSRRVGEATKKAEDLAGNVWQHLKTAPSVTDAAMGMIAQSTKVLAEGGYEKVFQQSFETVPEEQLQSSYACYLSTSAGPVMGTLYLSTAKIAFCSDNPLSYKVGSQTEWSYYKVSIPLHQLKAVTPSASKTNPAEKYIQIASVDGHEFWFMGFVNYTSAVKYLQDALQTHNLHSV; encoded by the exons ATGGGAAATGATCACCCAGAGATGAAGGATTCTGTTACGGGTGTAAATTCAACTTCTGGATTTGCTCCATACCCAAAATTTGATCCAAAATATATAGAAAATCAGCAAAATATGGGAACATTTGTTGGCATGGGATCTCAATCTGAATCTGGATTGAATTCAACTTCTGGATCTTCTTCAATGAATAAATCAGTTAGTTTCAATTCAGAGAAAGACTTACTTCCAATCACAGATCATAATAGTAATCAttctgcagcagcagcaacaacaaccatGCCACCTGAAACTAATCCTTATATTTCTTCTTCGCCTGTTCCTTCTTCTGCTTCTGTTAAAG AGACAATGGAAACAGTTAGAGATGCTGTTAGCAGATGGAGTAGAAGGGTGGGAGAAGCTACAAAGAAAGCTGAAGATCTTGCTGGGAATGTTTGGCAACATT TGAAAACGGCTCCCAGTGTTACTGATGCTGCGATGGGAATGATTGCACAGTCTACAAAAGTTTTAGCAGAAGGTGGTTATGAGAAGGTCTTTCAACAATCTTTTGAAACTGTTCCTGAagagcaacttcaaagttcatatGCTTGCTATTTGTCAACATCTGCCGGTCCAGTCATGGGAACTTTGTATTTATCCACGGCAAAAATTGCATTTTGTAGTGATAATCCTCTTTCATACAAAGTTGGAAGTCAAACAGAATGGAGCTATTATAAG GTAAGTATCCCCTTGCATCAACTTAAAGCGGTGACTCCATCGGCAAGCAAAACCAACCCTGCTGAAAAATATATCCAGATTGCGTCTGTCGACGGCCATGAATTTTGGTTCATGGGCTTTGTGAACTACACCAGTGCTGTAAAATACCTACAAGATGCTTTGCAAACCCACAACTTGCATTCTGTGTAA